One stretch of Halichoerus grypus chromosome 10, mHalGry1.hap1.1, whole genome shotgun sequence DNA includes these proteins:
- the NTSR2 gene encoding neurotensin receptor type 2 isoform X3, with protein sequence MESSNPQPPRPSPSPALSLDARLGVDTRLWAKVLFTALYALIFALGTAGNALSAHVVLKGRAGPPGRLRYHVLSLALSGLLLLLVSVPVELYNFVWFHYPWAFGDLGCRAYYFVRELCAYTTVLSVASLSAERCLAVCQPLRARRLLSPRRTRRLLSLVWAASLGLALPMAIIMGQKYELETADGEPEPASRVCTVLVSRTTLRVFIQPCCRPPPSCCCRFLGPGHSLMTRASQSLGATTISHGITFTGAIVAVYVFCWMPYHVRRLMYCYVSDDGWTGTLYNFYHYFYLVTNTLFYVSSAVTPVLYNVVSSSFRKLFLKALGSLCREHHRMEP encoded by the exons ATGGAGAGCAGCAACCCGCAGCCCCCGAGGCCCAGCCCGAGCCCCGCGCTGAGCCTGGACGCCCGGCTGGGCGTGGACACGCGCCTCTGGGCCAAGGTGCTGTTCACCGCTCTCTACGCGCTCATCTTCGCGCTGGGCACGGCGGGCAATGCGCTGTCCGCGCACGTGGTGCTGAAGGGGCGCGCCGGGCCCCCGGGGCGCCTGCGCTACCACGTGCTCAGCCTGGCTCTCTccgggctgctgctgctgctggtcagCGTCCCCGTGGAGCTCTACAACTTCGTGTGGTTCCACTACCCCTGGGCGTTCGGCGACCTGGGCTGCCGCGCTTACTACTTCGTGCGCGAGCTGTGCGCCTACACCACGGTGCTCAGCGTAGCCAGCCTGAGCGCCGAGCGCTGCCTGGCCGTGTGCCAGCCCCTGCGCGCCCGCCGCCTGCTGTCGCCGCGCCGGACCCGCCGCCTGCTGTCGCTCGTCTGGGCCGCCTCGCTCGGCCTCGCCCTGCCCATGGCAATCATCATGGGGCAGAAGTACGAGCTGGAGACGGCTGACGGGGAGCCGGAGCCCGCCTCGCGAGTGTGCACGGTGCTGGTGAGCCGCACCACGCTCCGGGTCTTCATTCAG CCCTGCTGTcgccctcccccctcctgctgctgcagattcctgggccctgggcaCAGCCTGATGACCAGAGCATCACAGAGCCTTGGTGCCACCACCATAAGCCATGGAATTACCTTTACAG GAGCCATTGTGGCTGTGTATGTCTTCTGCTGGATGCCGTATCACGTCCGCAGGCTCATGTACTGCTACGTTTCCGATGACGGGTGGACTGG GACACTCTACAATTTCTATCACTACTTCTACCTGGTGACAAACACGCTTTTCTACGTCAGTTCAGCGGTGACCCCTGTCCTGTACAACGTCGTGTCGTCCTCCTTCAGAAAACTCTTCCTGAAAGCCCTAGGCTCCCTGTGTCGAGAGCACCACCGCATGGAGCCATGA
- the NTSR2 gene encoding neurotensin receptor type 2 isoform X2, with product MESSNPQPPRPSPSPALSLDARLGVDTRLWAKVLFTALYALIFALGTAGNALSAHVVLKGRAGPPGRLRYHVLSLALSGLLLLLVSVPVELYNFVWFHYPWAFGDLGCRAYYFVRELCAYTTVLSVASLSAERCLAVCQPLRARRLLSPRRTRRLLSLVWAASLGLALPMAIIMGQKYELETADGEPEPASRVCTVLVSRTTLRVFIQVPSTSAPGSPTPSHVELTSEERRTPPLGGQASLVRHKDSCRLRRLQHSVQVLRAIVAVYVFCWMPYHVRRLMYCYVSDDGWTGTLYNFYHYFYLVTNTLFYVSSAVTPVLYNVVSSSFRKLFLKALGSLCREHHRMEP from the exons ATGGAGAGCAGCAACCCGCAGCCCCCGAGGCCCAGCCCGAGCCCCGCGCTGAGCCTGGACGCCCGGCTGGGCGTGGACACGCGCCTCTGGGCCAAGGTGCTGTTCACCGCTCTCTACGCGCTCATCTTCGCGCTGGGCACGGCGGGCAATGCGCTGTCCGCGCACGTGGTGCTGAAGGGGCGCGCCGGGCCCCCGGGGCGCCTGCGCTACCACGTGCTCAGCCTGGCTCTCTccgggctgctgctgctgctggtcagCGTCCCCGTGGAGCTCTACAACTTCGTGTGGTTCCACTACCCCTGGGCGTTCGGCGACCTGGGCTGCCGCGCTTACTACTTCGTGCGCGAGCTGTGCGCCTACACCACGGTGCTCAGCGTAGCCAGCCTGAGCGCCGAGCGCTGCCTGGCCGTGTGCCAGCCCCTGCGCGCCCGCCGCCTGCTGTCGCCGCGCCGGACCCGCCGCCTGCTGTCGCTCGTCTGGGCCGCCTCGCTCGGCCTCGCCCTGCCCATGGCAATCATCATGGGGCAGAAGTACGAGCTGGAGACGGCTGACGGGGAGCCGGAGCCCGCCTCGCGAGTGTGCACGGTGCTGGTGAGCCGCACCACGCTCCGGGTCTTCATTCAG GTGCCATCCACTTCTGCCCcgggcagccccacccccagccacgtGGAGCTAACGAGTGAGGAGAGGAGGACGCCCCCCCTGGGGGGCCAGGCCAGCCTGGTGAGACACAAGGACTCCTGCCGGCTCCGCCGTCTCCAGCACAGCGTCCAGGTTCTCA GAGCCATTGTGGCTGTGTATGTCTTCTGCTGGATGCCGTATCACGTCCGCAGGCTCATGTACTGCTACGTTTCCGATGACGGGTGGACTGG GACACTCTACAATTTCTATCACTACTTCTACCTGGTGACAAACACGCTTTTCTACGTCAGTTCAGCGGTGACCCCTGTCCTGTACAACGTCGTGTCGTCCTCCTTCAGAAAACTCTTCCTGAAAGCCCTAGGCTCCCTGTGTCGAGAGCACCACCGCATGGAGCCATGA
- the NTSR2 gene encoding neurotensin receptor type 2 isoform X1 → MESSNPQPPRPSPSPALSLDARLGVDTRLWAKVLFTALYALIFALGTAGNALSAHVVLKGRAGPPGRLRYHVLSLALSGLLLLLVSVPVELYNFVWFHYPWAFGDLGCRAYYFVRELCAYTTVLSVASLSAERCLAVCQPLRARRLLSPRRTRRLLSLVWAASLGLALPMAIIMGQKYELETADGEPEPASRVCTVLVSRTTLRVFIQVNVLVSFVLPLALTAFLNGVTVSHLVALCSQVPSTSAPGSPTPSHVELTSEERRTPPLGGQASLVRHKDSCRLRRLQHSVQVLRAIVAVYVFCWMPYHVRRLMYCYVSDDGWTGTLYNFYHYFYLVTNTLFYVSSAVTPVLYNVVSSSFRKLFLKALGSLCREHHRMEP, encoded by the exons ATGGAGAGCAGCAACCCGCAGCCCCCGAGGCCCAGCCCGAGCCCCGCGCTGAGCCTGGACGCCCGGCTGGGCGTGGACACGCGCCTCTGGGCCAAGGTGCTGTTCACCGCTCTCTACGCGCTCATCTTCGCGCTGGGCACGGCGGGCAATGCGCTGTCCGCGCACGTGGTGCTGAAGGGGCGCGCCGGGCCCCCGGGGCGCCTGCGCTACCACGTGCTCAGCCTGGCTCTCTccgggctgctgctgctgctggtcagCGTCCCCGTGGAGCTCTACAACTTCGTGTGGTTCCACTACCCCTGGGCGTTCGGCGACCTGGGCTGCCGCGCTTACTACTTCGTGCGCGAGCTGTGCGCCTACACCACGGTGCTCAGCGTAGCCAGCCTGAGCGCCGAGCGCTGCCTGGCCGTGTGCCAGCCCCTGCGCGCCCGCCGCCTGCTGTCGCCGCGCCGGACCCGCCGCCTGCTGTCGCTCGTCTGGGCCGCCTCGCTCGGCCTCGCCCTGCCCATGGCAATCATCATGGGGCAGAAGTACGAGCTGGAGACGGCTGACGGGGAGCCGGAGCCCGCCTCGCGAGTGTGCACGGTGCTGGTGAGCCGCACCACGCTCCGGGTCTTCATTCAG GTGAATGTGCTGGTATCCTTCGTGCTCCCCTTGGCATTAACTGCCTTCCTGAACGGGGTCACTGTGAGCCACCTGGTGGCCCTCTGCTCCCAGGTGCCATCCACTTCTGCCCcgggcagccccacccccagccacgtGGAGCTAACGAGTGAGGAGAGGAGGACGCCCCCCCTGGGGGGCCAGGCCAGCCTGGTGAGACACAAGGACTCCTGCCGGCTCCGCCGTCTCCAGCACAGCGTCCAGGTTCTCA GAGCCATTGTGGCTGTGTATGTCTTCTGCTGGATGCCGTATCACGTCCGCAGGCTCATGTACTGCTACGTTTCCGATGACGGGTGGACTGG GACACTCTACAATTTCTATCACTACTTCTACCTGGTGACAAACACGCTTTTCTACGTCAGTTCAGCGGTGACCCCTGTCCTGTACAACGTCGTGTCGTCCTCCTTCAGAAAACTCTTCCTGAAAGCCCTAGGCTCCCTGTGTCGAGAGCACCACCGCATGGAGCCATGA